The following are from one region of the Paenibacillus protaetiae genome:
- a CDS encoding oxidoreductase translates to MTPKKVALITGGSAGIGRASAILFKQNGYEVYAGARRTGQMADLADMGIHVISLDVTDRAANRAAVDRILEEQGRIDVLINSAGYGSFGAAEDVPLDEAKRQLDVNLFGAADLTQLILPAMRRQRAGRIINISSTGGRMYLPLGAWYVASKHALEAYTDSLRLEVKSFGIHPIIIEPGGTATEWQQVTNDRLLASTPQESVYRPLAERFASISQGGFMTAEQVARVIYKSAVAAKPKHRYVPGVGNRALMFVIKHASTPLIDRLMGQLMNRMSKA, encoded by the coding sequence ATGACACCCAAAAAGGTAGCGTTAATTACAGGAGGTTCTGCTGGAATTGGCCGTGCATCGGCTATACTTTTTAAGCAAAATGGCTACGAGGTTTATGCAGGAGCCCGCCGTACCGGCCAGATGGCTGATTTGGCAGATATGGGCATACACGTTATATCATTAGATGTAACTGACCGGGCGGCAAATCGGGCAGCGGTAGATCGGATTCTTGAAGAACAAGGGCGTATCGACGTCTTAATCAATAGCGCCGGTTACGGCTCTTTTGGCGCCGCGGAAGATGTCCCGCTTGACGAAGCGAAACGGCAGCTGGATGTGAACCTGTTTGGTGCTGCTGATTTAACGCAGCTTATACTTCCTGCTATGAGGCGGCAACGGGCAGGACGCATCATCAATATCTCTTCGACAGGCGGACGGATGTATTTGCCGCTTGGCGCGTGGTATGTGGCCTCCAAGCACGCTCTTGAAGCTTATACCGACTCATTACGGCTGGAGGTGAAATCGTTTGGCATTCATCCGATCATTATCGAGCCGGGCGGCACGGCAACCGAATGGCAGCAGGTTACGAATGATAGGCTGCTGGCTTCCACCCCGCAGGAATCTGTTTACCGTCCGCTTGCCGAACGGTTTGCTTCGATCAGCCAAGGCGGGTTTATGACGGCTGAGCAGGTAGCAAGGGTGATATATAAAAGCGCGGTTGCCGCGAAGCCAAAACACCGCTACGTACCGGGAGTCGGGAACCGTGCGCTCATGTTTGTCATTAAGCATGCTTCAACGCCTTTGATTGATCGGTTGATGGGACAACTAATGAATCGAATGTCCAAGGCATAG
- a CDS encoding TetR/AcrR family transcriptional regulator, which produces MRTRDDKKIEAIVQATISLVNEIGLAEASVAKISKKANVSVATIYIYFQNKEDLIGQIYVKGKKMMGERVYEGTNPQAPLREKFEQYLRNFVAFIMENKAYYLFLEQVANSPVLRNWCFEETEQFNAPMLQWFEEAKRDGLVTCTDVMMLTMYCVLPVAQLAKEHIKGNFVFDQAKLDSAIQMGWSAITN; this is translated from the coding sequence ATGAGAACACGAGACGATAAAAAAATAGAGGCGATCGTACAAGCCACGATTTCATTGGTAAATGAGATCGGCCTTGCCGAAGCCTCCGTAGCCAAAATTTCTAAAAAAGCGAATGTTTCCGTCGCTACGATTTATATTTATTTTCAAAATAAAGAGGATTTAATCGGTCAAATCTATGTCAAGGGCAAGAAGATGATGGGGGAACGCGTATACGAAGGGACGAACCCTCAAGCGCCATTACGGGAAAAGTTCGAGCAATACTTACGCAACTTCGTCGCTTTCATTATGGAGAACAAAGCGTATTATCTATTTCTCGAACAAGTGGCTAATTCGCCGGTACTGCGTAACTGGTGTTTCGAAGAAACAGAGCAATTCAATGCCCCGATGCTCCAATGGTTTGAAGAAGCGAAACGCGATGGTCTTGTTACCTGCACAGATGTTATGATGTTGACGATGTATTGCGTGCTGCCAGTCGCCCAGCTGGCAAAAGAGCATATTAAGGGAAATTTCGTATTCGATCAGGCAAAACTAGATTCCGCCATCCAAATGGGCTGGAGCGCCATCACAAATTAA
- a CDS encoding phosphotransferase family protein gives MESSNKYRLAEQEIKSIVYHAFGQSYRSAKELADGWANMAYLIALEDGRKVVLKIAPPKDRPVMRYEKNMMKTEVEAMRLAASIPGLPVPGLYMHDSSCTLIPTEYFIMAYIEGTSFNHIKAALTPEERETIVYRLGSYSRQINAIRGGYFGSLQHGAGSHGTWPEVFGKMIADVLEDGKDMNVRFPVSYDEIEKEILRSEHLLDGVSEAALVHWDLWDGNVLIHEGEISGIIDFERAFWGDPLCEYYFGRYMAGSASSFYAGYGIHGLTETEQRRRVLYDLYLDLILVIECEYRNYANRDHLRWAIGNFKEGFSRLQAL, from the coding sequence ATGGAGAGCAGCAATAAATACAGGCTGGCTGAGCAAGAGATCAAGTCTATTGTATATCATGCTTTCGGGCAGTCTTACCGCTCTGCAAAGGAGCTTGCCGATGGCTGGGCAAATATGGCTTATCTCATTGCTCTGGAGGATGGGCGCAAAGTAGTATTAAAGATCGCTCCGCCTAAGGACAGGCCGGTCATGCGCTATGAGAAAAACATGATGAAGACGGAAGTCGAGGCCATGCGCTTGGCGGCAAGCATACCTGGCCTGCCGGTTCCCGGCCTGTACATGCACGATTCTAGTTGCACACTGATCCCGACGGAATATTTCATAATGGCATACATAGAAGGAACTTCGTTTAATCATATCAAAGCCGCGCTTACTCCTGAAGAGCGGGAGACTATTGTATATCGGCTTGGCAGCTACAGCCGCCAAATCAATGCTATACGAGGCGGTTATTTCGGCTCTTTGCAGCATGGAGCAGGAAGCCATGGCACTTGGCCTGAAGTCTTCGGGAAGATGATAGCGGATGTGCTGGAGGACGGGAAGGACATGAATGTCCGGTTTCCCGTTTCCTATGATGAGATCGAGAAGGAGATACTCCGGTCGGAACATCTGCTGGATGGGGTTTCGGAAGCCGCATTGGTCCATTGGGATTTATGGGACGGCAATGTATTGATTCATGAAGGTGAAATTTCCGGCATTATCGATTTCGAAAGAGCTTTTTGGGGCGACCCGCTGTGCGAATATTATTTCGGCCGTTATATGGCGGGTTCTGCCTCATCCTTTTATGCAGGATACGGCATCCATGGTCTAACGGAGACTGAACAAAGAAGGCGTGTGCTGTACGACCTGTACCTGGATCTTATACTCGTGATCGAATGCGAGTATCGCAACTATGCGAACCGGGACCATCTTCGTTGGGCGATCGGAAATTTCAAAGAAGGCTTCAGCCGTTTGCAGGCGTTATAA
- a CDS encoding GNAT family N-acetyltransferase produces the protein MTEQHVYIRYPENEDAKELAAMYKRNKALFEKFSPSKPEEHSTEEHQLTMIIQSKADRAADLRYEFVVCLKETGRIIGTVSLFFVSRGSLQNCMIGYNLDQDYNGKGYMTEAVKLVTRYAFEQLKFHRIIGEASPRNPGSIRVLEKAGFHKEGIARSSVKINGIWEDHQVLAIINPDDRI, from the coding sequence TTGACAGAACAGCATGTATACATCCGGTATCCCGAGAACGAGGACGCCAAAGAGCTGGCAGCAATGTACAAGCGCAATAAAGCGTTATTCGAGAAATTTTCCCCAAGCAAGCCGGAAGAACATAGTACAGAGGAACACCAGCTCACAATGATCATTCAAAGCAAAGCAGACCGTGCTGCGGATCTGAGATATGAATTCGTCGTATGTCTGAAGGAGACCGGCCGGATTATCGGCACTGTCAGCTTGTTCTTTGTGTCGCGGGGCTCGCTTCAAAACTGCATGATCGGGTATAACTTAGACCAGGACTATAATGGCAAAGGTTATATGACGGAGGCAGTGAAGCTCGTAACCCGATATGCGTTCGAACAATTAAAGTTTCACCGGATTATCGGAGAAGCGTCGCCTCGAAACCCGGGATCGATCCGCGTGCTGGAAAAAGCAGGTTTTCATAAAGAAGGCATCGCGCGCAGCAGCGTTAAAATTAACGGGATATGGGAAGATCATCAAGTTCTAGCCATTATTAATCCGGACGACCGTATATAG
- a CDS encoding AraC family transcriptional regulator yields the protein MKEKLPLAPAVLTLLYAFQRTEGHKSWPCRPSNAGLDILLIATKSSAARIEAGKAYFICGEFTAHDWEFEQIEGFLFLFQQQETDGRFEALALPILEPYIKLCENIASHFNAKEDLERFRGHVYFQELLYELYRLREQWKLNTRTAVEHTRLYMLNNYAEEMTVEELASMAGISPAYYMEVFKKLAGKSPIDYLTSVRINAAKKLLDGTKAPAYQVAESVGYKDPFYFSRQFKRVTGMAPSRYARRSSLRVAALHYPMTGHMLALQHIPYAAPLDREFCQFYKQKYELHIPVHLRDPAVDTNMMFNLNALKEAEPDIVISGDWLSETNKSELNQMATTLYVPWWEKDWRDHLLIVGGFLGCMPKPSNGLTNTTGERLSSVSGYKNA from the coding sequence ATGAAAGAGAAACTCCCGCTTGCGCCTGCTGTACTCACATTGTTGTACGCCTTTCAACGTACAGAAGGACACAAGAGCTGGCCATGCAGGCCTTCCAATGCCGGACTGGACATCCTGCTAATCGCTACGAAATCATCGGCAGCCCGCATAGAGGCGGGTAAAGCCTATTTTATTTGCGGCGAATTTACGGCACATGATTGGGAGTTTGAGCAAATAGAAGGCTTTCTGTTCCTATTCCAACAGCAAGAGACGGACGGGCGGTTTGAAGCATTAGCTTTGCCTATCCTCGAACCCTACATCAAACTATGTGAAAATATCGCCTCCCATTTCAACGCAAAAGAGGATTTGGAGCGGTTCCGCGGCCATGTTTATTTTCAAGAATTACTCTACGAGCTTTACAGGCTTCGCGAACAATGGAAGCTGAACACCAGAACGGCGGTGGAGCACACCCGCTTGTATATGCTGAACAACTACGCCGAAGAAATGACGGTGGAAGAGTTAGCGTCCATGGCCGGGATCAGCCCGGCTTATTATATGGAAGTTTTCAAAAAGCTGGCTGGCAAAAGCCCAATCGACTATTTGACCTCCGTCCGAATCAATGCGGCTAAGAAACTTCTGGACGGCACGAAAGCTCCTGCTTATCAGGTGGCAGAATCGGTCGGATATAAAGATCCGTTTTATTTTAGCCGGCAGTTCAAAAGGGTTACGGGAATGGCGCCATCTCGTTACGCGCGGCGAAGCTCATTGAGAGTTGCCGCGCTACATTACCCGATGACAGGACATATGCTAGCGTTACAGCATATTCCCTATGCAGCGCCGCTGGACAGAGAATTTTGCCAGTTTTATAAACAAAAATACGAGCTTCATATACCGGTACACTTGCGGGACCCGGCCGTGGATACCAATATGATGTTTAACTTAAACGCGCTGAAGGAAGCAGAACCTGATATCGTCATATCCGGAGATTGGCTTTCCGAGACCAACAAATCAGAGCTAAACCAAATGGCCACTACACTATATGTGCCTTGGTGGGAAAAGGACTGGCGCGACCATCTGCTCATTGTCGGCGGATTTCTGGGGTGCATGCCCAAGCCGAGCAATGGCTTGACAAATACGACAGGCGAGCGGCTGTCATCCGTGAGCGGTTACAAAAACGCGTAG
- a CDS encoding ABC transporter substrate-binding protein yields the protein MHAQAEQWLDKYDRRAAVIRERLQKRVGESSIMAIHVMHGQIYRFGRRNLGTVLYNDLQLRFAGHSPGNDYEPITFEQLAACNPDKLLAAVSDDPQSAALWAAVTAKAEWKELTAVRRGGVYRIKPDPWFDYSALGNERILNAVDKLFS from the coding sequence GTGCATGCCCAAGCCGAGCAATGGCTTGACAAATACGACAGGCGAGCGGCTGTCATCCGTGAGCGGTTACAAAAACGCGTAGGGGAGAGCAGCATAATGGCGATTCATGTTATGCACGGGCAAATCTACCGGTTTGGAAGACGTAATTTAGGGACGGTATTGTATAATGACCTGCAGCTCAGGTTCGCCGGCCATAGTCCGGGGAACGATTATGAACCTATCACCTTTGAACAGCTGGCTGCTTGTAATCCAGATAAGCTGTTAGCTGCCGTCTCGGACGATCCGCAATCGGCAGCATTGTGGGCGGCTGTCACGGCTAAAGCAGAATGGAAAGAACTGACAGCCGTGCGCAGAGGCGGTGTGTACCGGATTAAGCCGGACCCTTGGTTTGATTATTCCGCTTTGGGCAATGAGCGGATATTAAATGCGGTTGATAAGCTGTTTTCCTAG
- a CDS encoding ABC transporter substrate-binding protein: MFTRTFYPAIMIMVISIALLGCSNTNNTPSPAAQSPAPTAANAGASGDASEASAKPAEPRIAEDGMGNKVEIPANPQRIVAPYLEDALVSLGIKPVAQWSAGDLLLNYLQPQLKDIPKLDFVKLDPEQIASFEPDLFIVPFAVRAENGAYDQFAKVAPTYVFQDATKDWRNTLLTLGDLLDRKDQANEALKNYDATMDGLKQNLQQQIEGKTAAIMLISDKSFSLMQEQTYSGNVVYGELGFQVPAMAKGNDWKDISLEVLPDLNADYIFLMQVDGADPLKNQDFVAIYSTSIWKNLNAVKAGHVYSVDRDYWINTGLNANEKVAQDVQQFLSN, encoded by the coding sequence ATGTTTACAAGAACTTTTTATCCCGCCATCATGATTATGGTAATATCCATTGCTTTATTGGGTTGCAGCAATACAAACAATACTCCATCGCCAGCTGCTCAATCACCAGCACCAACCGCAGCGAATGCCGGCGCTTCCGGAGATGCTTCCGAAGCTTCCGCCAAACCGGCGGAACCACGTATCGCAGAAGACGGCATGGGCAACAAAGTCGAAATTCCTGCTAACCCGCAGCGAATTGTAGCTCCTTATCTGGAGGATGCTCTGGTATCGTTAGGCATTAAGCCCGTCGCTCAGTGGTCGGCCGGCGATTTGTTGCTGAACTATTTGCAGCCGCAGCTGAAAGATATTCCGAAGCTGGACTTTGTGAAGCTCGATCCTGAACAAATCGCCAGCTTCGAGCCGGACCTGTTTATCGTGCCGTTTGCTGTACGGGCGGAGAATGGCGCTTATGACCAGTTCGCCAAGGTTGCCCCGACGTATGTATTCCAAGATGCTACAAAAGACTGGAGAAACACGCTTCTTACCCTTGGCGACTTATTGGACAGGAAAGATCAGGCGAATGAAGCTTTGAAAAACTATGACGCAACAATGGACGGCTTGAAACAAAACCTGCAGCAGCAAATTGAAGGAAAAACAGCCGCTATTATGCTGATTTCAGACAAGTCGTTTTCGCTGATGCAAGAACAAACCTACAGCGGCAATGTCGTCTACGGAGAGCTTGGATTCCAAGTGCCGGCAATGGCGAAAGGAAATGATTGGAAGGACATTTCCTTGGAAGTTCTGCCGGATTTGAATGCCGACTATATTTTTCTCATGCAAGTAGACGGAGCCGATCCGCTTAAGAATCAAGATTTTGTTGCGATCTACAGCACTTCCATCTGGAAAAACTTAAACGCGGTAAAAGCAGGACATGTGTACAGCGTTGACCGCGATTACTGGATTAACACCGGTCTAAATGCGAACGAAAAAGTCGCTCAGGACGTGCAGCAATTTCTGTCCAACTAA
- a CDS encoding CD3324 family protein, giving the protein MKYVNADIILPEPLLKEIQKYVQGGMIYIPTPESARKKWGEKSGSRNLLSQRNEMIRKHFSEGMTIDQLSGQYCLSCDSIKKIIYSKK; this is encoded by the coding sequence ATGAAATATGTAAATGCTGACATTATACTTCCAGAACCATTGCTAAAAGAAATACAAAAGTATGTTCAAGGCGGAATGATCTATATCCCTACCCCTGAATCGGCACGAAAAAAATGGGGTGAAAAATCAGGGAGCAGGAACCTGTTGAGCCAGCGAAACGAAATGATCCGAAAACATTTTTCCGAAGGCATGACCATCGACCAGCTCTCTGGCCAGTACTGCCTGTCCTGCGACAGCATTAAGAAAATCATTTATTCCAAAAAATAG
- a CDS encoding cation diffusion facilitator family transporter — MAEHHHNHTHGTNNKKILRVSFFIITVYMLVEAAGGFLTNSLALLSDAGHMLSDSLSLAVALLAFTFGEKAVNEGKTYGYKRFEILAAMLNGVTLLAISLYILYEAVHRFLKPPDVATTGMLTVSIVGLLVNIAVAWMMMRGSDTEHNLNMRGAYMHVISDMLGSIGAIAAALLIILFGWDWADPLASVIVAVLVLRSGYSITKSSLHVLMEGTPRNVQVDDIVQAISQIEGVQSVHDVHIWSITSSLNAITAHIVVAGDKTVYETDVLIQRIEHMLEHHHIQHSTLQIESEQHRHDESILCTAEAGPPDAHAHHHH; from the coding sequence ATGGCGGAACACCATCATAACCACACGCATGGAACTAATAACAAAAAGATTTTGCGGGTATCTTTCTTTATAATTACAGTGTATATGCTGGTCGAAGCTGCCGGAGGATTCTTAACCAACAGCTTGGCCTTGCTCTCAGATGCGGGACATATGCTTTCGGACTCCCTTTCGTTAGCGGTCGCTCTGCTTGCGTTTACATTTGGCGAAAAAGCAGTGAACGAAGGAAAAACGTACGGATACAAGCGGTTTGAAATTTTAGCGGCAATGTTGAATGGGGTTACTTTGCTTGCGATCTCGCTTTATATTCTATACGAAGCGGTTCATCGGTTTCTGAAGCCGCCGGATGTAGCTACAACTGGCATGCTGACCGTCAGCATTGTTGGCTTGCTCGTTAATATAGCCGTCGCTTGGATGATGATGCGCGGGAGCGATACGGAACACAATCTGAACATGCGCGGGGCGTACATGCACGTTATTAGCGATATGCTTGGTTCGATCGGAGCCATTGCGGCAGCTTTGCTGATCATTTTGTTCGGATGGGACTGGGCTGATCCGCTGGCCAGCGTAATCGTTGCTGTTCTTGTTCTCCGCAGCGGCTACTCCATAACGAAGTCATCCCTCCATGTGTTAATGGAAGGAACGCCGCGCAACGTTCAAGTAGACGACATTGTACAAGCCATTTCGCAGATCGAGGGCGTTCAATCCGTACATGATGTGCATATTTGGTCGATTACCAGCAGCTTGAATGCGATTACCGCCCATATCGTTGTCGCAGGAGACAAAACCGTATATGAAACGGATGTCCTAATCCAACGCATTGAGCATATGCTCGAGCATCATCATATTCAGCACTCTACTTTGCAAATAGAATCCGAGCAGCACCGCCATGACGAATCCATTTTATGCACGGCTGAAGCGGGACCGCCTGATGCGCATGCCCATCACCATCATTAA
- a CDS encoding GNAT family N-acetyltransferase produces MREAEHDSGFIYHLAVDPGFRKQKIGHQLVSQSLEGLAGQGIDKCHIFVIEDNLTGNHFWTAAGWEKRSGFYVFSKHIKK; encoded by the coding sequence TTGAGGGAGGCAGAACATGATAGCGGGTTTATTTATCATCTGGCCGTAGATCCCGGCTTTCGCAAGCAGAAGATTGGCCACCAACTGGTGAGTCAAAGCCTGGAAGGGTTAGCCGGTCAAGGGATTGATAAATGTCATATATTTGTAATCGAAGACAATCTAACAGGCAATCATTTCTGGACGGCTGCCGGGTGGGAAAAAAGAAGCGGATTTTATGTATTCTCTAAACATATAAAAAAATAA
- a CDS encoding MFS transporter — MNSNHSSVLRNRSFLRLWIARIFSASAFQILSVAIGWQMYALTDSPLQLGFVGLAQFLPMLLLTLPAGQTADRYDRRTIVYLCQLIESAVVVLLIIGSVQGWMSSVHLLIAAAILGACRTFEGPASAALVPDIVDREQLPKASAWSASAMQTAMILGPSLGGVLVIWGISAAYITTLAALLLSVSLIFFVKTVHFVKKLDSMSMDTFFSGLRFVFARKIILGTISLDLFAVLLGGATALLPIFAEDILKTGSLGLGLLRSAPAVGAIIVSLILTRFSIERAIGKWLFASLVVFGLATILFGVSHSIWLSLVALFLTGASDVVSVVIRSTLVQVNTPQDMQGRVNAVNSLFIGTSNQLGEFESGSMAQLAGAVPATVIGGIGTLAVAVIWMYGLFPVLRNQKKYAVEEG, encoded by the coding sequence TTGAATAGTAACCACTCGTCCGTGCTCCGTAACCGCTCGTTTTTGCGCTTATGGATAGCGCGGATTTTCTCCGCCAGCGCTTTTCAAATTTTGTCCGTCGCCATTGGCTGGCAAATGTATGCGCTGACGGACAGCCCTCTTCAGCTTGGCTTCGTCGGCTTGGCCCAGTTTCTGCCTATGCTGCTGCTGACGCTGCCGGCAGGACAAACAGCGGACCGTTATGACCGCCGTACGATTGTTTATCTTTGCCAGCTGATCGAGAGTGCCGTCGTCGTGCTGCTTATTATTGGCAGCGTACAAGGCTGGATGAGCTCCGTCCATTTGTTAATCGCCGCTGCTATTCTTGGCGCTTGCCGTACTTTTGAAGGCCCTGCCTCGGCCGCGCTCGTGCCGGACATAGTGGACCGCGAGCAGTTGCCGAAGGCGTCCGCTTGGTCCGCATCGGCGATGCAAACCGCAATGATTCTTGGGCCATCGCTCGGCGGCGTGCTTGTGATCTGGGGCATTTCCGCCGCTTACATCACGACACTGGCGGCGCTTCTCCTATCCGTCAGTCTAATCTTTTTCGTGAAGACCGTACATTTTGTGAAGAAGCTGGACAGCATGAGCATGGATACGTTCTTCAGCGGCCTTCGATTTGTATTCGCCCGCAAAATTATACTGGGCACCATTTCGCTCGACCTGTTTGCCGTTCTGCTTGGCGGCGCAACGGCGCTGCTGCCGATCTTTGCGGAAGATATATTAAAGACCGGCTCGCTTGGCCTCGGGCTGCTCCGGTCCGCGCCGGCTGTTGGAGCGATCATCGTTTCGCTGATTCTGACGCGCTTTTCCATTGAGAGAGCCATCGGCAAATGGCTTTTTGCCTCGCTTGTAGTTTTTGGCTTGGCTACGATTTTGTTTGGCGTCTCCCACAGCATCTGGCTGTCGCTTGTCGCGCTGTTCCTGACCGGTGCTTCCGATGTCGTCAGTGTAGTCATCCGTTCGACGCTCGTACAGGTTAACACGCCGCAGGATATGCAAGGCCGCGTTAATGCTGTCAATTCGTTGTTCATCGGCACCTCGAACCAGCTTGGCGAATTCGAGTCCGGCTCAATGGCCCAGCTCGCAGGCGCTGTGCCGGCAACCGTGATTGGCGGCATTGGTACGCTCGCTGTCGCTGTTATTTGGATGTACGGGCTGTTCCCTGTCCTTCGCAATCAGAAGAAATACGCGGTGGAAGAAGGATAA
- a CDS encoding AAA family ATPase: MLYIFSGLPGTGKSTLSAALAAQIKAVYLRVDAVEQAMRDIGMKADGPEGYYVCYALAAQNLRLGLDVIADTVNPIRITREAWRGVAASAGAPFAEIEVVCTDVCEHKQRVETRTADIPGLVLPTWEEVINRHYEEWDRDRIKMDTAHKTAAETLTELCGQLHRYRMDEKERI; encoded by the coding sequence ATGCTCTATATATTTAGCGGGTTGCCCGGTACCGGGAAATCCACATTGTCAGCTGCCCTGGCTGCACAGATAAAGGCTGTGTATCTCCGGGTCGACGCTGTGGAGCAGGCGATGCGGGATATTGGAATGAAGGCTGACGGGCCTGAAGGTTATTATGTCTGTTACGCGCTTGCAGCGCAAAATCTCCGATTGGGATTAGACGTAATTGCGGATACGGTAAATCCCATCCGCATCACGCGCGAAGCGTGGCGCGGCGTCGCGGCGTCAGCCGGAGCTCCATTTGCGGAAATTGAAGTCGTCTGCACGGACGTTTGTGAACATAAGCAGAGAGTCGAAACGCGCACTGCCGATATTCCCGGTCTTGTTCTGCCAACTTGGGAAGAAGTCATAAATCGGCATTACGAGGAATGGGACCGGGATCGGATTAAGATGGATACCGCTCATAAAACTGCAGCTGAAACTTTAACTGAATTATGCGGCCAGCTGCATCGTTACAGAATGGATGAGAAGGAGCGAATATGA
- a CDS encoding acyl-[acyl-carrier-protein] thioesterase — MMQLEQFYCRNYRIGPSESDFRSMYRPSAMLEHMQLAADGDLNAMGISTSEMLEQGLGWMLLATDLSILHPARLDEEVSLFTWSKGSKGVLWLRDFILTNHEGDRIAEARTSWALIDLQKRKPLRPSAMPVEVKAYPEHSLGDIPEKIILPEGRQTRETDRFTARYSSTDSNGHMNNARYADLCCDNLTPVELAAGIRRLQISYYREVHMFEQVIIERTDAADGIIWFRGMAADERGTVFEAKLQLNGAA; from the coding sequence ATGATGCAACTAGAGCAATTTTACTGCCGAAATTACCGGATCGGGCCTTCCGAATCGGATTTCCGGTCCATGTACCGGCCTTCAGCGATGTTGGAGCATATGCAGCTCGCTGCCGACGGAGATTTGAATGCAATGGGGATCTCCACTTCCGAAATGTTGGAGCAAGGACTTGGCTGGATGCTGCTGGCGACGGATCTGAGCATTCTTCATCCTGCCCGGCTGGACGAAGAAGTGTCGCTTTTCACTTGGAGCAAAGGAAGCAAAGGGGTTTTGTGGCTGCGGGATTTCATCTTGACCAATCATGAAGGAGATCGCATCGCTGAAGCCCGGACATCTTGGGCGCTCATCGACTTGCAGAAGCGCAAGCCTTTGAGGCCGTCGGCAATGCCTGTTGAAGTAAAGGCTTATCCGGAGCATTCCCTTGGCGATATTCCGGAAAAGATTATACTCCCGGAAGGGCGGCAAACGCGGGAAACAGATCGATTCACAGCCCGATACAGCAGTACCGACAGCAACGGGCACATGAATAATGCCCGCTATGCCGATCTTTGCTGCGATAATTTGACTCCGGTTGAACTGGCTGCAGGAATTAGACGATTGCAAATTTCATACTACCGCGAAGTACATATGTTTGAGCAGGTGATCATAGAACGGACGGATGCCGCCGATGGGATCATTTGGTTTCGGGGGATGGCAGCAGATGAAAGAGGCACCGTTTTTGAAGCAAAATTGCAATTGAACGGGGCAGCTTAA
- a CDS encoding Dabb family protein has product MSEWNEQAIRHMVIFNLKHEQGSAEAEKFLADGQAILASIPTVSNFGVFSQTSVKNPYQYGFSMDFASQADYDFYNEHPSHTGFVKERWELEVTDFLEIDFQLKR; this is encoded by the coding sequence GTGAGTGAATGGAATGAGCAAGCGATCCGGCATATGGTTATCTTTAATTTGAAGCATGAGCAAGGCTCAGCCGAAGCGGAGAAGTTTTTGGCCGACGGCCAAGCAATATTAGCTTCTATCCCGACGGTTTCGAACTTTGGCGTTTTCTCGCAGACGAGTGTGAAGAACCCTTATCAATATGGCTTCTCGATGGACTTTGCAAGTCAGGCCGACTACGATTTCTATAACGAGCATCCTTCGCATACCGGTTTCGTGAAAGAGCGCTGGGAGCTTGAGGTTACGGACTTTCTCGAAATTGATTTTCAACTAAAACGCTAA